The following coding sequences are from one Salvia hispanica cultivar TCC Black 2014 chromosome 3, UniMelb_Shisp_WGS_1.0, whole genome shotgun sequence window:
- the LOC125215204 gene encoding cingulin-like protein 1, giving the protein MFKPVRWWSDKNRIKAVFKLHFHASQVTQVGGDGLMVSVVPGDTGKPSSKSDKAAVRDGGCVWENPVYETVKFNRDPKSGRIQQKTYYFILGTGSSRAGAVGEASIDLSSYAEASKPSLASIPLKNSNCEAVLHVSIQRVHDQREIEENEIASLHSQDHDVDGTVRSDFVEDAPSSKAEFETTLRASSGSDITLSSSGSSSGLEAPWEMQMKTEPVVYLSPSTNLGPKSDTPSPVHKEHQRSWEWVRDSAPNDSQTTIKETFLDEEAPDVLIEKLKAEVAVLSRQADMSELELQALRKQIGKESKRGQDHWREVVCLKQERDAFKEECERLRGKTKANFLFDGVDSQTVVDELRQELSYAKELNTNLRVQLQKTQESNSELILAVRDLEEMLEEKNKEMDGGSRQLAVVCQLNNTDDDEDDEDQKALEDIVKQHGEVEGTSLLEQEITELRNEIEFYKRDKDELEMQMEQLALDYEVMKQANHDMTCRLEQSQIHEQLKMQYECSSPDTNADELGACIEKLEHELQSRTEEYESSLVRISELQGHVSSLEKEVEKRARGFEADVETLTRSKVEQEKRAIRAEETLKQMRWKNANAAERLQDEFRKLSVQMASTFEANEKLATKALAEANELRVDKARLEETLRRISEEHQSVEGNYEARLREVTVQVTTMSNQIEKLQSDIHDRGIQLERHREIAGKTERLLSNEISMLKEEIEEQIAKNKILLEEKGSMKDVVHELERMKKSIKEMELLVEQGNDEKVELEGKVMVMKMEAEELDKELNRLRSLVKEKEQTTGNLQSELDSLRAQCVELKDSLSVNEAEKEGLRKQVLQLRSELKKKEDAYKIMERKTRDGSGRATAADAIKTGPKTSKPAPRGSKEASNLKEKIKLLECEINLKETSLEKSAHAFSEKEKILHKKIEELEERLNVKEVEKPLLEDQASKGRLSEEEASNGLSDIEELKNEMGLVMERNKSMEKELKEMHERYSDMSLKFAEVEGERQQLVMKLRNLKNMSPSKNMFAPVNW; this is encoded by the exons ATGTTCAAGCCGGTGCGATGGTGGAGCGACAAGAACAGAATCAAAGCTGTTTTCAAGCTGCACTTTCATGCATCTCAG GTGACACAGGTTGGAGGGGATGGATTGATGGTCTCTGTTGTTCCCGGTGACACCGGAAAGCCCTCTTCGAAATCGGACAAGGCAGCAGTTCGAGATGGGGGCTGTGTGTGGGAGAATCCAGTCTATGAAACTGTCAAGTTCAATCGGGATCCGAAATCAGGCAGGATTCAGCAAAAGACATATTACTTCATCTTAGGCACG GGTTCATCGAGGGCAGGAGCTGTGGGAGAGGCTTCCATTGATCTTTCGAGTTATGCTGAGGCAAGCAAGCCCTCCTTAGCGTCTATCCCACTCAAGAACTCAAATTGTGAAGCCGTGCTTCAT GTATCTATCCAGAGGGTTCATGATCAAAG GGAGATTGAAGAGAATGAGATTGCAAGTTTGCATTCTCAGGATCATGATGTTGATGGAACAGTCAGAAGCGATTTTGTTGAA GATGCACCATCTAGTAAGGCTGAATTTGAGACAACACTCCGGGCTTCTAGTGGATCGGACATCACCCTGTCGAGCTCTGGGAGCAGCTCTGGGCTAGAAGCACCTTGGGAGATGCAGATGAAGACCGAGCCTGTTGTGTACTTGTCGCCTTCGACAAATTTGGGGCCAAAATCTGACACGCCCTCCCCAGTGCACAAAGAGCACCAGAGGTCGTGGGAGTGGGTGAGGGACTCTGCCCCCAATGACTCTCAAACCACCATAAAGGAAACTTTTCTAGATGAGGAGGCTCCGGATGTTCTGATCGAGAAGCTGAAAGCTGAAGTTGCTGTCCTGTCGAGACAGGCTGACATGTCCGAGTTAGAGCTGCAGGCGCTACGGAAGCAGATTGGGAAAGAGAGCAAAAGAGGGCAGGATCACTGGAGAGAAGTTGTTTGCTTGAAACAAGAAAGAGATGCTTTCAAGGAAGAATGTGAGCGGCTCCGAGGCAAAACCAAGGCTAATTTCCTCTTTGATGGAGTGGATTCACAGACGGTTGTTGATGAACTCAGGCAAGAACTGAGTTACGCAAAAGAGTTGAACACAAACCTTCGTGTTCAGCTCCAGAAGACTCAAGAGTCGAACTCTGAACTGATTCTTGCAGTGAGAGACCTTGAGGAAATGCTGGAGGAGAAAAATAAGGAGATGGATGGAGGATCGAGACAATTGGCAGTCGTTTGTCAGCTCAACAACACcgatgatgatgaggatgatgaGGATCAGAAGGCGCTGGAGGATATTGTGAAACAGCATGGTGAAGTTGAGGGAACGTCTCTTCTAGAACAAGAAATTACCGAGCTCCGAAATGAAATAGAGTTCTACAAGAGGGATAAAGACGAGCTGGAAATGCAGATGGAGCAGCTAGCCCTTGATTATGAGGTCATGAAGCAGGCTAATCACGACATGACATGTAGGCTCGAGCAGAGCCAGATCCACGAGCAGCTAAAGATGCAGTACGAATGCTCGTCTCCCGACACCAATGCTGATGAACTCGGTGCCTGCATTGAGAAGCTGGAGCACGAATTGCAGAGTCGTACAGAGGAGTATGAATCCTCACTTGTCAGAATAAGTGAACTTCAAGGCCATGTTTCAAGCCTAGAGAAGGAAGTTGAGAAGAGAGCACGTGGTTTTGAAGCTGATGTGGAAACCCTCACACGCTCCAAAGTCGAGCAGGAGAAGAGAGCGATAAGGGCTGAGGAAACACTGAAGCAGATGAGGTGGAAAAATGCCAATGCAGCGGAGCGGCTGCAGGATGAGTTCAGGAAGCTTTCTGTGCAGATGGCATCGACATTTGAGGCCAATGAGAAGTTGGCCACCAAGGCTCTGGCGGAGGCAAATGAGCTCCGTGTGGACAAGGCTCGCCTTGAGGAAACGCTCCGTAGGATTTCTGAAGAGCACCAGTCAGTTGAAGGAAATTATGAGGCTCGATTGCGAGAAGTTACAGTCCAAGTTACCACGATGAGCAACCAAATAGAGAAGTTGCAATCAGATATACATGACCGAGGCATTCAGCTGGAACGCCACAGAGAGATTGCTGGAAAAACGGAGAGACTCCTCTCGAATGAAATCTCAATGCTCAAAGAGGAGATTGAAGAACAGATTGCCAAGAACAAGATTCTATTAGAGGAGAAGGGGAGTATGAAAGATGTGGTGCACGAGCTTGAGAGAATGAAAAAGTCGATTAAGGAAATGGAGTTGCTTGTGGAGCAAGGGAACGATGAAAAGGTTGAACTCGAGGGCAAAGTCATGGTTATGAAGATGGAGGCTGAAGAGTTGGATAAAGAATTGAACAGACTAAGATCTCtagtgaaagaaaaagaacagACAACAGGGAATCTGCAGTCGGAGCTGGATTCTCTCCGAGCTCAGTGTGTTGAATTGAAAGATTCTCTATCAGTTAACGAGGCAGAGAAAGAGGGTTTGAGGAAGCAAGTTTTGCAGTTGAGAAGTGAGctcaagaagaaggaagatGCATACAAAATCATGGAGAGGAAAACTAGGGATGGCAGTGGTAGAGCAACAGCTGCTGATGCAATAAAAACTGGTCCAAAGACAAGCAAGCCCGCTCCTCGTGGATCCAAGGAGGCTTCAAATCTcaaggagaaaataaagttgctTGAG TGTGAAATCAATTTGAAGGAGACTTCTCTTGAAAAATCAGCTCATGCATTTTCGGAGAAAGAAAAGATTCTTCacaagaaaattgaagagTTGGAGGAAAGACTGAATGTAAAAGAAGTTGAAAAG CCACTTTTGGAGGATCAAGCTTCCAAGGGTAGATTGAGCGAAGAAGAAGCAAGCAACGGCTTATCAGACATTGAAGAACTGAAAAACGAAATGGGATTAGTAATGGAAAGAAACAAATCAATGGAAAAGGAATTGAAGGAGATGCACGAGAGGTATTCAGACATGAGCCTCAAGTTTGCAGAAGTTGAGGGCGAAAGACAACAGCTTGTAATGAAACTTCGCAATCTAAAGAACATGTCTCCTTCGAAAAATATGTTTGCTCCGGTTAACTGGTAA
- the LOC125209076 gene encoding pentatricopeptide repeat-containing protein At1g56690, mitochondrial-like isoform X3 gives MATAVVLKPLINIHTIPFLFLNLRSFCCSSAAEAHITKSLQCFRIKYRGYCSCTDMATASQITYYVRLGEIEMARKLFDRTPQKTIASWNSIISGYFQYCQPNEAQCLFDAMPEKNTVSWNGLISGYIKNRMVKKAREVFDLMPERERNVITWTAMVRGYVEEGLVSEAEALFWRMPMKNVISWTVMLNGLIREGRIDEAKIIYDLMPVKDVVAKTTMIGGLCSKGQLDEAREIFDCMKQKNVVSWTTMISGYVQNGKADIARKLFEVMPERNEVTWTAMLMGYVQCARTEDAWELFKAMPIKSVVACNAMIIGLGENGEVSRARKVFDLMREKDNGTWEAMIKIYERKGFELEALSLFRLMQSEGVKSHFPSLISILSVCATLATLDHGYAQHGLGDEALQVFREMYSSGIHADDITFIGVLSGCSYSGKVKEGKEIFDSMKSKYKIEPTTAHYACMVDMLGRAGQLNEAYNMINEMTVEADAIVWGSLMGACRNHMNSDLAEVAAKKLVQLEPKNAGPFVLLSNIYASKGRWGDVATLRKKMKCRKVSKPPGCSWIEVDKEVHMFTGGQSTPHPEHMLIIRTWEKLSGMLREAGYNPDGAFSLHDVEEEEKAQNLTHHSEKLAVVFGLVKLPEGVPIRVMKNLRVCGDCHTAIKLISKITGREIILRDANRFHHFKDGLCSCNDYW, from the exons ATGGCGACTGCTGTGGTGCTTAAGCCGCTGATCAACATTCACACAATTCCCTTTCTCTTCTTAAACCTCCGATCCTTTTGTTGCTCCTCTGCCGCCGAAGCACATATCACAAAG TCACTGCAGTGCTTCAGAATTAAATACCGAGGATATTGTTCTTGCACTGACATGGCAACTGCTTCTCAAATCACTTATTATGTCCGTCTGGGTGAAATTGAAATGGCACGAAAGTTGTTTGATCGAACTCCACAAAAAACTATTGCCTCATGGAACTCTATTATATCTGGATACTTTCAGTACTGCCAGCCGAATGAAGCACAATGCTTGTTTGATGCAATGCCAGAAAAGAATACAGTTTCTTGGAATGGCTTGATTTCTGGGTACATTAAGAATAGGATGGTCAAGAAAGCTAGAGAAGTATTTGATCTAATGCCTGAAAGGGAAAGAAATGTCATAACCTGGACTGCCATGGTTAGAGGGTATGTGGAAGAAGGTTTGGTTTCAGAGGCGGAGGCATTATTTTGGCGGATGCCAATGAAGAATGTTATATCGTGGACAGTCATGTTGAATGGGCTGATCCGTGAAGGCAGGATTGATGAggctaaaataatttatgatctGATGCCTGTGAAGGATGTTGTCGCCAAAACTACTATGATAGGAGGGCTATGCTCAAAAGGTCAGTTGGATGAGGCACGGGAGATATTTGATTGCATGAAGCAGAAAAATGTAGTTTCTTGGACAACGATGATTTCAGGTTATGTACAGAATGGGAAGGCAGATATCGCTAGGAAACTCTTTGAGGTCATGCCTGAAAGAAATGAGGTAACTTGGACGGCGATGCTTATGGGCTACGTTCAATGTGCGAGGACTGAGGATGCCTGGGAGCTTTTCAAGGCTATGCCAATCAAATCAGTTGTTGCTTGCAATGCTATGATTATTGGGTTGGGAGAGAATGGGGAAGTTTCTAGAGCAAGGAAAGTTTTTGACCTGATGAGGGAAAAGGATAATGGGACCTGGGAGgctatgattaaaatttatgagCGGAAAGGATTTGAATTAGAAGCACTTAGTCTGTTTCGTCTGATGCAGAGCGAGGGAGTTAAGTCACATTTCCCATCACTAATCAGTATTCTTTCAGTTTGTGCCACTCTTGCCACTCTAGATCATG GTTATGCCCAACATGGTTTAGGAGATGAGGCGCTACAAGTGTTCAGAGAAATGTATTCATCAGGTATCCATGCAGATGATATAACATTCATCGGAGTTCTATCTGGTTGCAGTTACAGTGGAAAAGTGAAGGAAGGGAAGGAAATATTTGATTCCATGAAGTCAAAATATAAGATTGAGCCAACCACTGCCCACTATGCTTGCATGGTTGATATGCTTGGGCGAGCTGGCCAACTGAATGAGGCTTATAATATGATAAATGAAATGACTGTAGAGGCAGATGCCATTGTTTGGGGTTCTCTGATGGGTGCATGTAGGAACCACATGAATTCTGATCTTGCAGAAGTTGCCGCGAAGAAGCTTGTCCAACTTGAACCCAAAAATGCTGGTCCTTTTGTCCTATTATCAAATATCTACGCGTCAAAAGGTAGATGGGGCGATGTTGCTACgctgaggaagaagatgaagtgtAGGAAGGTTAGCAAACCACCTGGTTGTAGTTGGATTGAGGTGGACAAAGAAGTGCATATGTTTACTGGTGGACAGAGCACACCGCACCCTGAACATATGTTGATTATTAGAACGTGGGAGAAGCTAAGTGGAATGTTAAGGGAAGCTGGATATAACCCTGATGGAGCCTTTTCCCTCCATGATgtggaagaggaagaaaaggCACAAAACTTAACACATCACAGTGAAAAGTTGGCTGTGGTGTTTGGACTTGTGAAATTACCTGAAGGGGTACCTATTCGAGTTATGAAAAACCTGAGGGTTTGTGGAGATTGTCATACggctattaaattaatctcGAAGATTACTGGACGTGAGATTATCTTGAGAGATGCAAATAGATTTCATCATTTCAAAGATGGACTTTGCTCGTGTAATGATTATTGGTGA
- the LOC125209076 gene encoding pentatricopeptide repeat-containing protein At1g56690, mitochondrial-like isoform X2 — protein sequence MATAVVLKPLINIHTIPFLFLNLRSFCCSSAAEAHITKCFRIKYRGYCSCTDMATASQITYYVRLGEIEMARKLFDRTPQKTIASWNSIISGYFQYCQPNEAQCLFDAMPEKNTVSWNGLISGYIKNRMVKKAREVFDLMPERERNVITWTAMVRGYVEEGLVSEAEALFWRMPMKNVISWTVMLNGLIREGRIDEAKIIYDLMPVKDVVAKTTMIGGLCSKGQLDEAREIFDCMKQKNVVSWTTMISGYVQNGKADIARKLFEVMPERNEVTWTAMLMGYVQCARTEDAWELFKAMPIKSVVACNAMIIGLGENGEVSRARKVFDLMREKDNGTWEAMIKIYERKGFELEALSLFRLMQSEGVKSHFPSLISILSVCATLATLDHGKQIHAQVLRSKFDDDVYLSSTLMTMYMKCGDVVKAKVVFDRSSCKDIVMWNSLITGYAQHGLGDEALQVFREMYSSGIHADDITFIGVLSGCSYSGKVKEGKEIFDSMKSKYKIEPTTAHYACMVDMLGRAGQLNEAYNMINEMTVEADAIVWGSLMGACRNHMNSDLAEVAAKKLVQLEPKNAGPFVLLSNIYASKGRWGDVATLRKKMKCRKVSKPPGCSWIEVDKEVHMFTGGQSTPHPEHMLIIRTWEKLSGMLREAGYNPDGAFSLHDVEEEEKAQNLTHHSEKLAVVFGLVKLPEGVPIRVMKNLRVCGDCHTAIKLISKITGREIILRDANRFHHFKDGLCSCNDYW from the exons ATGGCGACTGCTGTGGTGCTTAAGCCGCTGATCAACATTCACACAATTCCCTTTCTCTTCTTAAACCTCCGATCCTTTTGTTGCTCCTCTGCCGCCGAAGCACATATCACAAAG TGCTTCAGAATTAAATACCGAGGATATTGTTCTTGCACTGACATGGCAACTGCTTCTCAAATCACTTATTATGTCCGTCTGGGTGAAATTGAAATGGCACGAAAGTTGTTTGATCGAACTCCACAAAAAACTATTGCCTCATGGAACTCTATTATATCTGGATACTTTCAGTACTGCCAGCCGAATGAAGCACAATGCTTGTTTGATGCAATGCCAGAAAAGAATACAGTTTCTTGGAATGGCTTGATTTCTGGGTACATTAAGAATAGGATGGTCAAGAAAGCTAGAGAAGTATTTGATCTAATGCCTGAAAGGGAAAGAAATGTCATAACCTGGACTGCCATGGTTAGAGGGTATGTGGAAGAAGGTTTGGTTTCAGAGGCGGAGGCATTATTTTGGCGGATGCCAATGAAGAATGTTATATCGTGGACAGTCATGTTGAATGGGCTGATCCGTGAAGGCAGGATTGATGAggctaaaataatttatgatctGATGCCTGTGAAGGATGTTGTCGCCAAAACTACTATGATAGGAGGGCTATGCTCAAAAGGTCAGTTGGATGAGGCACGGGAGATATTTGATTGCATGAAGCAGAAAAATGTAGTTTCTTGGACAACGATGATTTCAGGTTATGTACAGAATGGGAAGGCAGATATCGCTAGGAAACTCTTTGAGGTCATGCCTGAAAGAAATGAGGTAACTTGGACGGCGATGCTTATGGGCTACGTTCAATGTGCGAGGACTGAGGATGCCTGGGAGCTTTTCAAGGCTATGCCAATCAAATCAGTTGTTGCTTGCAATGCTATGATTATTGGGTTGGGAGAGAATGGGGAAGTTTCTAGAGCAAGGAAAGTTTTTGACCTGATGAGGGAAAAGGATAATGGGACCTGGGAGgctatgattaaaatttatgagCGGAAAGGATTTGAATTAGAAGCACTTAGTCTGTTTCGTCTGATGCAGAGCGAGGGAGTTAAGTCACATTTCCCATCACTAATCAGTATTCTTTCAGTTTGTGCCACTCTTGCCACTCTAGATCATGGTAAACAGATACACGCCCAAGTATTGAGGTCCAAGTTTGATGATGATGTATATTTGTCATCTACTTTGATGACTATGTATATGAAATGTGGTGATGTTGTCAAGGCGAAAGTAGTATTCGATAGATCTTCTTGCAAGGATATAGTGATGTGGAACTCTCTTATTACAGGTTATGCCCAACATGGTTTAGGAGATGAGGCGCTACAAGTGTTCAGAGAAATGTATTCATCAGGTATCCATGCAGATGATATAACATTCATCGGAGTTCTATCTGGTTGCAGTTACAGTGGAAAAGTGAAGGAAGGGAAGGAAATATTTGATTCCATGAAGTCAAAATATAAGATTGAGCCAACCACTGCCCACTATGCTTGCATGGTTGATATGCTTGGGCGAGCTGGCCAACTGAATGAGGCTTATAATATGATAAATGAAATGACTGTAGAGGCAGATGCCATTGTTTGGGGTTCTCTGATGGGTGCATGTAGGAACCACATGAATTCTGATCTTGCAGAAGTTGCCGCGAAGAAGCTTGTCCAACTTGAACCCAAAAATGCTGGTCCTTTTGTCCTATTATCAAATATCTACGCGTCAAAAGGTAGATGGGGCGATGTTGCTACgctgaggaagaagatgaagtgtAGGAAGGTTAGCAAACCACCTGGTTGTAGTTGGATTGAGGTGGACAAAGAAGTGCATATGTTTACTGGTGGACAGAGCACACCGCACCCTGAACATATGTTGATTATTAGAACGTGGGAGAAGCTAAGTGGAATGTTAAGGGAAGCTGGATATAACCCTGATGGAGCCTTTTCCCTCCATGATgtggaagaggaagaaaaggCACAAAACTTAACACATCACAGTGAAAAGTTGGCTGTGGTGTTTGGACTTGTGAAATTACCTGAAGGGGTACCTATTCGAGTTATGAAAAACCTGAGGGTTTGTGGAGATTGTCATACggctattaaattaatctcGAAGATTACTGGACGTGAGATTATCTTGAGAGATGCAAATAGATTTCATCATTTCAAAGATGGACTTTGCTCGTGTAATGATTATTGGTGA
- the LOC125209076 gene encoding pentatricopeptide repeat-containing protein At1g56690, mitochondrial-like isoform X1 has protein sequence MATAVVLKPLINIHTIPFLFLNLRSFCCSSAAEAHITKSLQCFRIKYRGYCSCTDMATASQITYYVRLGEIEMARKLFDRTPQKTIASWNSIISGYFQYCQPNEAQCLFDAMPEKNTVSWNGLISGYIKNRMVKKAREVFDLMPERERNVITWTAMVRGYVEEGLVSEAEALFWRMPMKNVISWTVMLNGLIREGRIDEAKIIYDLMPVKDVVAKTTMIGGLCSKGQLDEAREIFDCMKQKNVVSWTTMISGYVQNGKADIARKLFEVMPERNEVTWTAMLMGYVQCARTEDAWELFKAMPIKSVVACNAMIIGLGENGEVSRARKVFDLMREKDNGTWEAMIKIYERKGFELEALSLFRLMQSEGVKSHFPSLISILSVCATLATLDHGKQIHAQVLRSKFDDDVYLSSTLMTMYMKCGDVVKAKVVFDRSSCKDIVMWNSLITGYAQHGLGDEALQVFREMYSSGIHADDITFIGVLSGCSYSGKVKEGKEIFDSMKSKYKIEPTTAHYACMVDMLGRAGQLNEAYNMINEMTVEADAIVWGSLMGACRNHMNSDLAEVAAKKLVQLEPKNAGPFVLLSNIYASKGRWGDVATLRKKMKCRKVSKPPGCSWIEVDKEVHMFTGGQSTPHPEHMLIIRTWEKLSGMLREAGYNPDGAFSLHDVEEEEKAQNLTHHSEKLAVVFGLVKLPEGVPIRVMKNLRVCGDCHTAIKLISKITGREIILRDANRFHHFKDGLCSCNDYW, from the exons ATGGCGACTGCTGTGGTGCTTAAGCCGCTGATCAACATTCACACAATTCCCTTTCTCTTCTTAAACCTCCGATCCTTTTGTTGCTCCTCTGCCGCCGAAGCACATATCACAAAG TCACTGCAGTGCTTCAGAATTAAATACCGAGGATATTGTTCTTGCACTGACATGGCAACTGCTTCTCAAATCACTTATTATGTCCGTCTGGGTGAAATTGAAATGGCACGAAAGTTGTTTGATCGAACTCCACAAAAAACTATTGCCTCATGGAACTCTATTATATCTGGATACTTTCAGTACTGCCAGCCGAATGAAGCACAATGCTTGTTTGATGCAATGCCAGAAAAGAATACAGTTTCTTGGAATGGCTTGATTTCTGGGTACATTAAGAATAGGATGGTCAAGAAAGCTAGAGAAGTATTTGATCTAATGCCTGAAAGGGAAAGAAATGTCATAACCTGGACTGCCATGGTTAGAGGGTATGTGGAAGAAGGTTTGGTTTCAGAGGCGGAGGCATTATTTTGGCGGATGCCAATGAAGAATGTTATATCGTGGACAGTCATGTTGAATGGGCTGATCCGTGAAGGCAGGATTGATGAggctaaaataatttatgatctGATGCCTGTGAAGGATGTTGTCGCCAAAACTACTATGATAGGAGGGCTATGCTCAAAAGGTCAGTTGGATGAGGCACGGGAGATATTTGATTGCATGAAGCAGAAAAATGTAGTTTCTTGGACAACGATGATTTCAGGTTATGTACAGAATGGGAAGGCAGATATCGCTAGGAAACTCTTTGAGGTCATGCCTGAAAGAAATGAGGTAACTTGGACGGCGATGCTTATGGGCTACGTTCAATGTGCGAGGACTGAGGATGCCTGGGAGCTTTTCAAGGCTATGCCAATCAAATCAGTTGTTGCTTGCAATGCTATGATTATTGGGTTGGGAGAGAATGGGGAAGTTTCTAGAGCAAGGAAAGTTTTTGACCTGATGAGGGAAAAGGATAATGGGACCTGGGAGgctatgattaaaatttatgagCGGAAAGGATTTGAATTAGAAGCACTTAGTCTGTTTCGTCTGATGCAGAGCGAGGGAGTTAAGTCACATTTCCCATCACTAATCAGTATTCTTTCAGTTTGTGCCACTCTTGCCACTCTAGATCATGGTAAACAGATACACGCCCAAGTATTGAGGTCCAAGTTTGATGATGATGTATATTTGTCATCTACTTTGATGACTATGTATATGAAATGTGGTGATGTTGTCAAGGCGAAAGTAGTATTCGATAGATCTTCTTGCAAGGATATAGTGATGTGGAACTCTCTTATTACAGGTTATGCCCAACATGGTTTAGGAGATGAGGCGCTACAAGTGTTCAGAGAAATGTATTCATCAGGTATCCATGCAGATGATATAACATTCATCGGAGTTCTATCTGGTTGCAGTTACAGTGGAAAAGTGAAGGAAGGGAAGGAAATATTTGATTCCATGAAGTCAAAATATAAGATTGAGCCAACCACTGCCCACTATGCTTGCATGGTTGATATGCTTGGGCGAGCTGGCCAACTGAATGAGGCTTATAATATGATAAATGAAATGACTGTAGAGGCAGATGCCATTGTTTGGGGTTCTCTGATGGGTGCATGTAGGAACCACATGAATTCTGATCTTGCAGAAGTTGCCGCGAAGAAGCTTGTCCAACTTGAACCCAAAAATGCTGGTCCTTTTGTCCTATTATCAAATATCTACGCGTCAAAAGGTAGATGGGGCGATGTTGCTACgctgaggaagaagatgaagtgtAGGAAGGTTAGCAAACCACCTGGTTGTAGTTGGATTGAGGTGGACAAAGAAGTGCATATGTTTACTGGTGGACAGAGCACACCGCACCCTGAACATATGTTGATTATTAGAACGTGGGAGAAGCTAAGTGGAATGTTAAGGGAAGCTGGATATAACCCTGATGGAGCCTTTTCCCTCCATGATgtggaagaggaagaaaaggCACAAAACTTAACACATCACAGTGAAAAGTTGGCTGTGGTGTTTGGACTTGTGAAATTACCTGAAGGGGTACCTATTCGAGTTATGAAAAACCTGAGGGTTTGTGGAGATTGTCATACggctattaaattaatctcGAAGATTACTGGACGTGAGATTATCTTGAGAGATGCAAATAGATTTCATCATTTCAAAGATGGACTTTGCTCGTGTAATGATTATTGGTGA
- the LOC125210979 gene encoding protein LURP-one-related 3-like yields MAKVYPKRSMIEGCSDDEGYSSSTREIFTVWMKSLVINGNGCTVFNSQGDVVFRVDNYQTKSTTETLLMNLHGQVLFSIRRKKLVFFKWWEGRKWNNSKVDRDGTWFKVKKKWKVFASQFVSCHVVLRCNNVTIMLKILGFQRKLMFKIMDNEGRVLAEVIGKQTAGGVALGDDVLTLVVEPQVDQALVMALVITYAMLNKKM; encoded by the exons ATGGCTAAGGTATACCCGAAAAGATCGATGATTGAGGGTTGCTCCGATGATGAAGGGTACTCTTCGTCAACGAGAGAGATCTTCACCGTTTGGATGAAATCCCTTGTGATCAATGGCAATGGCTGCACCGTCTTCAACTCCCAAGGCGATGTAGTGTTTCGTGTCGATAATTACCAAACAAAGTCTACCACGGAAACCCTACTCATGAACTTGCATGGCCAAGTGCTCTTCTCCATTAGAAGAAAG AAACTAGTGTTTTTCAAATGGTGGGAAGGGCGAAAATGGAATAACTCAAAGGTTGATAGGGATGGGACATGGTtcaaagtgaagaaaaagtggaAAGTTTTTGCAAGTCAATTTGTTTCTTGCCATGTTGTTTTGAGATGTAATAACGTTACAATAATGTTGAAGATTTTGGGATTTCAAAGGAAATTGATGTTTAAGATTATGGATAACGAGGGGCGAGTGTTGGCTGAg GTAATAGGAAAGCAAACAGCAGGTGGAGTTGCATTGGGAGATGATGTGCTAACATTAGTTGTAGAACCGCAGGTAGATCAAGCCTTAGTTATGGCTCTAGTGATAACGTATGCCATgcttaacaaaaaaatgtga
- the LOC125216419 gene encoding protein LURP-one-related 4-like, with protein sequence MAKIHPNPSANTCSSSSEKETFTIWMKSLVCHGNGCTVFDSDGNVAFRVDNYQQRCSSKAFLMDSTGNILFSLNRKKLGFGSWEGFKWIDSVVRMEKPYIRVRRNGGILRKDNSCQVSVGCDESSYTITGFEGKSNLKITDFSGQILAEATRKQSAEGVVLGEDVLRLTVEARADQSLVMALVTLYGLISGKL encoded by the exons aTGGCGAAAATTCACCCGAATCCATCGGCAAACACTTGTTCATCTTCATCGGAGAAGGAGACGTTCACGATTTGGATGAAATCACTCGTTTGCCATGGAAATGGCTGCACCGTCTTCGATTCCGACGGAAACGTCGCTTTCCGAGTCGATAATTATCAACAGAGATGCAGCAGCAAGGCCTTTCTCATGGACTCCACCGGCAATATCCTCTTCTCTTTAAACAGAAAG AAATTGGGGTTTGGAAGTTGGGAGGGATTCAAATGGATCGATTCAGTCGTGAGAATGGAGAAACCGTACATTCGAGTAAGGCGAAATGGCGGAATTTTGAGAAAGGATAATTCGTGCCAGGTTTCAGTGGGATGTGATGAAAGCAGTTACACAATCACAGGATTTGAAGGGAAATCAAATCTGAAGATCACAGACTTTTCCGGCCAGATTTTGGCTGAG GCGACACGAAAGCAATCAGCAGAAGGGGTTGTTTTGGGAGAAGATGTGTTGAGATTAACTGTGGAGGCGCGTGCAGACCAATCGCTTGTGATGGCACTTGTAACACTCTACGGCTTGATTAGTGGAAAACTGtga